The proteins below are encoded in one region of Flavobacterium sp. IMCC34852:
- a CDS encoding aspartate aminotransferase family protein, translating to MKEDFLKYQAQTSPYPLGMEVSHAIGSYIYDTNNKKYLDFVAGVSACSLGHQHPRVNQAIIDQLNKYSHVMVYGEYAQHPAVAYCKLLVENLPPSLNKIYLVNSGTEACEGALKLVRRVTGRSQLISCHNAYHGNTMGSMSVMGFEERKQIFRPLIPDVDFITFNNEADLAKITTKTAGIILESIQGGAGFIEPQNDFLAKVKKRCEEVGALMIVDEIQPGFGRTGKLFGFENYNVVPDVVIIGKGMAGGMPVGGFIANEKHMDLLSHDPKLGHITTFGGHPVIAAASLATLEEVLEKDYAKQALQKEKIFRALLVHPLIEEIRGRGLMLAAMTKDPEITNKVIFKCQEKGLILFWLLFEGCAIRITPPLTISEEEIREGCAIILEAMNEIQNED from the coding sequence ATGAAAGAAGATTTTCTAAAATACCAAGCGCAAACTTCTCCATATCCTCTGGGGATGGAAGTTTCACATGCGATTGGTTCTTACATTTACGACACCAACAATAAAAAGTACCTCGACTTTGTGGCCGGCGTTTCGGCTTGTAGTTTGGGTCACCAACATCCGCGCGTAAACCAAGCGATTATTGACCAGTTGAATAAGTATTCGCATGTGATGGTTTACGGTGAGTATGCCCAACATCCGGCGGTGGCTTATTGCAAATTGCTGGTCGAAAATTTACCGCCAAGTCTTAATAAAATCTATTTGGTCAATTCAGGGACAGAAGCTTGTGAAGGCGCATTAAAGCTCGTTCGCCGCGTTACCGGCAGAAGCCAATTGATTTCGTGTCACAACGCCTATCACGGCAATACCATGGGTTCGATGAGCGTAATGGGATTTGAGGAACGCAAGCAAATCTTCCGTCCGTTAATTCCCGACGTAGATTTCATCACCTTTAATAACGAAGCCGATTTAGCCAAAATCACCACGAAGACTGCCGGAATTATTCTGGAGAGTATTCAAGGCGGTGCGGGTTTTATCGAACCTCAAAATGATTTTTTGGCGAAAGTTAAAAAACGTTGTGAAGAAGTCGGTGCCTTAATGATTGTCGATGAAATCCAACCGGGTTTTGGAAGAACCGGAAAATTGTTCGGTTTCGAAAACTATAATGTTGTTCCCGACGTAGTTATTATAGGAAAAGGAATGGCGGGCGGCATGCCTGTTGGTGGTTTTATAGCCAATGAAAAGCACATGGATTTATTGAGTCACGATCCTAAATTGGGACACATTACTACCTTTGGCGGACATCCTGTCATTGCGGCAGCCAGTTTGGCCACTTTGGAAGAAGTATTGGAAAAAGATTACGCAAAACAAGCACTACAAAAAGAAAAGATTTTCAGAGCACTTTTGGTACATCCTTTGATAGAGGAAATTCGAGGCCGAGGTTTAATGTTGGCGGCCATGACCAAAGACCCGGAAATTACCAATAAAGTGATTTTTAAATGTCAGGAAAAAGGATTGATTTTATTCTGGCTTTTATTTGAAGGTTGTGCCATCCGAATTACGCCTCCGTTAACCATCTCCGAAGAAGAAATCAGAGAAGGTTGCGCCATCATCCTCGAAGCGATGAATGAGATTCAAAATGAAGATTGA
- a CDS encoding tetratricopeptide repeat protein: MHLDHDEEDYNLSLAKFESMLKTNKVLFFDSEEFEEIILHYLDMGKANLAKKALKLGLEQHPRSTGLKLVQVEMLVYDDKLDQAEKLLNELYAIEPTNEEIFIQKANIYSKRDDHEKAVEFLQTALLYTEDYADVYNLIGMEYLFMDNLELAKENFIKCLEEDFEDQSALYNVVYCFEFLDQNLEAIEYLKTYIDRNPYSEIAWHQSGRLYYGVKDYENAVRSFEFATYIDDEFIGAFMEKGKALERLKRHEDAIESYNRTIELDDPTSYALLRIGKCYEKLGNKVEALKYFNKTVHEDPLLDKGWIAITDFYVRQKNFQKALFYVNKALAIDDQNRLYWKRYATINKAMSLFEEAEFGYRKAVENGDYQLDTWLFWVDMMQNMGEINNAILTLIQAAEYFPEECEIEYRLAGLHLSLNEEEKGNFHLSNGLRLNAKHNTILEELFPMVWERQSVQDYIAKHIK; encoded by the coding sequence ATGCACCTGGATCACGACGAAGAAGACTACAACTTATCCTTAGCGAAATTTGAATCGATGTTGAAAACCAACAAAGTTTTATTTTTCGATTCCGAGGAGTTCGAGGAAATCATATTGCATTATCTCGACATGGGGAAAGCTAATTTGGCCAAAAAAGCCTTAAAATTAGGACTGGAACAACACCCAAGATCTACCGGATTAAAGCTGGTTCAAGTAGAAATGTTGGTGTACGACGACAAATTGGATCAGGCGGAAAAATTATTAAACGAATTATACGCCATTGAACCAACCAACGAAGAAATTTTTATCCAAAAAGCCAATATTTATTCTAAAAGAGACGACCACGAAAAAGCCGTTGAGTTTCTGCAAACCGCTTTGTTATATACAGAAGATTATGCCGATGTATACAACTTAATCGGAATGGAATATCTTTTTATGGACAATTTAGAATTGGCCAAAGAAAACTTTATCAAATGTTTGGAAGAAGATTTCGAAGACCAATCTGCCTTATATAATGTAGTATATTGCTTTGAGTTTTTAGACCAAAATTTAGAAGCCATTGAATACCTCAAAACTTACATCGACCGAAATCCCTACAGCGAAATCGCTTGGCACCAATCAGGGCGTTTGTATTATGGTGTTAAAGATTATGAAAATGCGGTTCGTTCTTTTGAATTTGCAACCTACATAGACGATGAATTCATTGGCGCTTTCATGGAAAAAGGAAAAGCACTCGAACGTTTAAAAAGACACGAAGACGCAATCGAGAGTTACAATCGCACCATCGAATTAGACGACCCGACTTCCTATGCGTTGTTGCGCATTGGGAAATGTTATGAAAAACTGGGCAACAAAGTAGAAGCCTTAAAATACTTTAACAAAACCGTACACGAAGATCCGCTTTTAGACAAAGGTTGGATTGCGATTACCGATTTTTATGTACGCCAAAAAAACTTCCAAAAAGCATTATTCTATGTTAATAAAGCTTTGGCTATCGATGACCAAAATCGTTTGTACTGGAAGCGTTATGCTACCATCAACAAAGCGATGAGTTTATTTGAGGAAGCAGAATTCGGATACAGAAAAGCCGTAGAAAACGGCGATTATCAACTAGACACTTGGCTTTTTTGGGTAGACATGATGCAAAATATGGGCGAAATCAATAATGCGATTCTAACCTTAATACAAGCGGCAGAATATTTCCCGGAAGAATGCGAAATCGAATACCGTTTGGCCGGTTTACACTTATCCTTAAACGAAGAAGAAAAAGGAAATTTTCACTTGAGCAACGGTTTGCGATTGAACGCCAAACACAATACTATTTTAGAAGAATTGTTTCCAATGGTTTGGGAAAGACAATCTGTTCAGGATTATATTGCGAAACATATAAAATAA
- a CDS encoding energy transducer TonB codes for MKNLYLFFVLFSTIFSFGQTKKTAVKLSVSKNDTLIYNYNTVQVKPEFPGAGNESMYFFFKKNFVTPQELIESKTTKKIFVTFVVEKDGSLSNIKILRGLSPDADKETIRVLKAMPKWLPAEQDGYHVRCLYAVPFSIPLDD; via the coding sequence ATGAAAAATCTTTATTTGTTTTTTGTTTTATTCTCAACCATTTTTTCTTTTGGCCAAACAAAAAAAACAGCTGTTAAACTATCCGTTTCAAAAAACGATACTTTAATTTACAATTACAACACCGTTCAAGTCAAGCCCGAATTTCCCGGAGCCGGAAATGAAAGCATGTATTTTTTTTTCAAAAAGAATTTTGTCACACCACAAGAACTGATAGAAAGTAAAACAACCAAAAAGATATTTGTGACGTTTGTGGTTGAAAAGGACGGTTCATTAAGCAATATAAAAATACTCCGAGGCCTTAGCCCTGATGCGGATAAAGAAACCATAAGGGTTTTAAAAGCAATGCCCAAATGGCTACCGGCCGAACAAGACGGTTATCACGTAAGATGTCTTTATGCTGTACCATTTTCAATACCTCTAGATGACTAA
- a CDS encoding shikimate dehydrogenase family protein, with the protein MTNKFGLIGKNISYSFSKKYFTEKFALGNLTDCSYENFDLQSIEEFPTLIAQNSDLKGLNVTIPYKETVIPYLSKLSKTAVQIGAVNVIRFTKKGKLKGYNSDYYGFMKSLEPLLQPYHQKALILGTGGAAKAVAFALDQLGILYTYVSREAKEGMIDYDRINATTFDNYHIIINCTPLGTSPDIKAFPPIPYHFFSEKHIAFDLIYNPEETQFMKKAKKNGAITKNGYEMLVLQAEKAWKIWNK; encoded by the coding sequence ATGACTAACAAATTTGGCCTAATCGGGAAAAACATTTCCTATTCGTTTTCTAAAAAGTACTTTACCGAAAAGTTTGCTTTGGGCAATTTAACGGATTGTTCCTATGAAAATTTTGACCTGCAATCTATTGAAGAATTCCCAACATTGATTGCTCAAAATTCTGATTTAAAAGGTTTAAATGTTACTATTCCGTACAAAGAAACGGTAATCCCTTATTTGAGTAAATTATCAAAAACGGCGGTTCAAATTGGTGCCGTAAATGTGATTCGTTTTACTAAAAAAGGTAAACTCAAAGGTTACAATTCCGATTATTACGGTTTTATGAAATCTTTGGAACCACTACTCCAACCGTATCACCAAAAAGCATTAATCCTTGGAACCGGCGGCGCGGCTAAGGCAGTGGCTTTTGCGTTAGACCAACTCGGAATTCTATATACTTATGTATCCCGCGAAGCTAAAGAAGGCATGATTGATTATGATAGAATCAACGCCACGACTTTCGACAATTACCATATTATTATCAATTGCACACCTTTGGGCACAAGCCCTGATATCAAAGCCTTTCCGCCTATTCCGTATCACTTTTTTAGCGAAAAACACATTGCTTTCGACTTGATTTACAATCCCGAAGAAACGCAGTTTATGAAAAAGGCAAAAAAGAACGGTGCGATTACCAAAAATGGTTACGAAATGTTAGTTTTGCAAGCCGAGAAAGCTTGGAAAATTTGGAATAAATAA
- the rlmH gene encoding 23S rRNA (pseudouridine(1915)-N(3))-methyltransferase RlmH, translated as MNIKLIAIGKTDNKALQTLIDDYTKRLSFYIKFDLDIIPDIKNVKNLSEAQQKEKEGELILAKLTPTDQLILLDENGSTFSSVGFSDYLQKKMNSGVKTLVFVIGGPYGFSAEVYKKAQGKVSLSEMTFSHQMVRLFFIEQLYRGFTILRNEPYHHQ; from the coding sequence ATGAACATCAAACTAATCGCCATTGGCAAAACCGATAACAAAGCGTTGCAAACGCTGATTGACGATTATACCAAGCGTTTGTCGTTTTACATCAAGTTTGATTTAGACATTATTCCCGATATCAAAAACGTCAAAAACCTTTCGGAAGCGCAGCAAAAAGAGAAAGAAGGCGAATTGATTTTGGCCAAACTTACGCCAACCGACCAATTGATTTTATTAGATGAAAATGGTTCAACATTCTCTAGTGTTGGTTTCTCCGATTATTTGCAAAAGAAAATGAATTCAGGCGTGAAGACTTTGGTTTTTGTCATTGGCGGACCTTATGGTTTTAGTGCCGAAGTTTACAAAAAAGCGCAAGGTAAAGTCTCGCTTTCCGAGATGACTTTCTCACACCAAATGGTTAGATTATTCTTTATTGAACAATTATATCGCGGGTTTACTATTTTGCGAAACGAACCTTATCATCATCAATAA
- the folP gene encoding dihydropteroate synthase has protein sequence MTINCRGTLIDLTLPKVMGILNVTPNSFYDGGKYAEEKSILLQVEKMLTEGATFIDIGAYSSKQSAEFVDEEEEITRLIPIVKSVLNHFPETLISVDTFRANVAKAAVENGASIINDIAAGSLDEHMMKTVAELQVPYIMMHMKGNPQTMQSLTQYENISKEMLFYFSEKVAQARSLGINDLIIDPGFGFAKTLEQNFEVLNHLELFQILELPILVGLSRKSMIYKTLGTSAELALNGTTVLNTIALQKGSNILRVHDVKEAVECVNLCHNLNPKLQ, from the coding sequence ATGACTATAAATTGTCGCGGTACACTTATTGATTTGACTTTGCCCAAAGTGATGGGTATATTGAATGTCACACCCAATTCTTTCTACGACGGCGGAAAATATGCCGAGGAGAAAAGCATACTTTTGCAAGTCGAAAAAATGCTGACTGAGGGCGCGACTTTTATCGATATTGGCGCTTATTCCAGCAAACAAAGTGCGGAGTTTGTTGATGAGGAAGAAGAAATTACAAGATTGATTCCCATAGTAAAATCGGTATTAAATCATTTTCCGGAAACTTTAATTTCTGTCGATACTTTTCGGGCCAATGTGGCTAAAGCTGCTGTTGAAAACGGCGCTTCTATCATCAATGATATCGCTGCGGGAAGTTTAGACGAGCATATGATGAAAACGGTTGCCGAATTGCAAGTGCCTTATATTATGATGCACATGAAAGGCAATCCGCAAACGATGCAAAGTTTGACACAGTATGAAAATATCTCCAAAGAAATGTTATTCTATTTCTCTGAAAAAGTAGCTCAGGCAAGAAGTTTGGGCATCAACGATTTAATTATCGATCCCGGATTCGGCTTTGCCAAAACCTTGGAACAGAATTTTGAAGTTCTGAATCATTTGGAGTTGTTTCAAATATTGGAACTACCAATTCTGGTTGGTCTTTCTCGAAAATCCATGATTTACAAAACATTGGGAACTTCTGCTGAATTGGCACTCAACGGCACAACGGTTTTAAATACTATCGCTTTACAAAAAGGCAGTAATATTTTAAGAGTACATGATGTTAAGGAAGCGGTTGAATGTGTAAATTTGTGCCATAATTTAAACCCCAAATTACAGTAA
- a CDS encoding DUF1599 domain-containing protein produces the protein MSNTSQEYDKVIAICRQLYINKMKDYGSAWRILRLPSLTDQIFIKAQRIRSLQQNDVRKVDEDETGEFIGIINYSIMALIQLDLGVVEQPDLDVAKATELYDAKVSLTKSLMEAKNHDYGEAWRDMRVSSLTDLILQKLLRVKQIEDNQGKTIVSEGIDANYQDMINYSVFALILMKFGQ, from the coding sequence ATGAGTAATACTTCTCAAGAATATGACAAGGTTATCGCCATTTGCCGACAACTGTACATCAATAAAATGAAAGACTACGGAAGTGCTTGGAGAATCTTGAGATTGCCTTCCTTAACCGACCAAATATTCATTAAAGCGCAACGCATCAGAAGTCTGCAACAAAATGATGTTCGCAAAGTAGACGAAGACGAAACCGGAGAGTTTATAGGAATCATTAACTATTCGATTATGGCTTTAATCCAATTGGATTTAGGCGTAGTAGAACAACCGGATTTGGATGTGGCCAAAGCTACAGAATTGTATGATGCCAAAGTTTCCTTAACCAAATCATTAATGGAAGCCAAAAATCATGATTACGGTGAAGCTTGGCGCGACATGCGAGTGAGTTCACTAACCGACTTGATTTTACAAAAGTTACTTCGCGTAAAGCAAATTGAAGACAATCAAGGAAAAACAATCGTTTCCGAAGGTATAGATGCCAATTATCAAGACATGATTAATTACTCGGTTTTTGCTTTAATTCTTATGAAATTCGGACAATAA
- a CDS encoding MauE/DoxX family redox-associated membrane protein → MNTSKNNIAWGIRIIISFLFLLSAVAKLYPSPYFAISTFEVKQLYPMGFSEGFAPYFSRVLIGIELALGFLILQKNFLRSIIIPATILLLAVFTTHLTIETIQNGGNSGNCGCFGSLLPMTPIEAILKNVAAMALLVWLFIIMPKANEKRDNFWLLTSVTLASVLALFMLAPIQPIESSFTVTTPEETLTDTISETNIDTLKTTIVKDTVKKVEEIAKEVVKTEPTEPAKHKSGYAQYFPSIDKGRKTLCFFVPGCDHCRDAAKELTELRKTTKDFPEISIIFMNEEADLIPAFFKYAGADYPYKIIEVIPFWKVLGSGKDTPGVKYLWNGNEYKYYWGITENKFVLSDFEKLINKPYSELKK, encoded by the coding sequence ATGAACACCTCTAAAAATAACATCGCTTGGGGAATTCGAATTATAATTTCATTCCTGTTCTTGCTTTCGGCTGTGGCCAAATTATATCCGTCACCTTACTTTGCTATTTCAACCTTTGAAGTTAAACAATTGTATCCAATGGGATTTTCGGAAGGATTTGCGCCTTATTTTTCCCGAGTTTTGATCGGAATTGAATTGGCTTTAGGTTTTTTAATTTTACAAAAAAACTTCTTGCGCAGCATAATCATTCCGGCTACCATATTGCTTTTGGCTGTTTTCACCACGCATTTAACGATTGAAACCATTCAAAACGGCGGAAATTCAGGAAACTGTGGTTGTTTTGGCAGTTTGTTACCCATGACTCCGATTGAAGCGATTCTCAAAAACGTAGCCGCAATGGCTTTGTTGGTTTGGTTGTTCATTATTATGCCGAAAGCCAACGAAAAAAGAGATAATTTTTGGCTATTGACCAGTGTAACTTTGGCTTCGGTTTTAGCCTTATTTATGTTGGCACCTATCCAACCCATTGAGAGTAGTTTTACTGTTACAACTCCGGAAGAAACCTTAACAGACACAATTTCGGAGACCAATATTGACACCCTAAAAACTACGATTGTAAAAGACACCGTAAAAAAAGTAGAAGAAATAGCCAAAGAAGTAGTCAAAACAGAACCTACTGAACCGGCCAAACACAAATCGGGCTATGCGCAATATTTTCCTAGTATTGACAAGGGTCGAAAAACACTTTGCTTCTTTGTTCCCGGTTGTGACCATTGTCGTGATGCCGCAAAGGAACTAACGGAATTAAGAAAAACAACCAAAGATTTCCCTGAAATATCAATCATTTTCATGAACGAAGAAGCCGATTTGATTCCGGCATTTTTCAAGTACGCCGGAGCTGATTATCCTTATAAAATTATTGAAGTTATTCCTTTCTGGAAAGTATTAGGCTCAGGCAAAGATACTCCGGGGGTTAAGTATTTATGGAACGGAAATGAGTACAAATACTATTGGGGTATTACGGAGAATAAATTTGTGCTTTCAGATTTTGAAAAATTAATCAACAAACCCTATTCAGAGTTAAAAAAATAA
- a CDS encoding TlpA family protein disulfide reductase: MKKTLLSIVFAISCLACSNAQKKEFSKTTFEKKLTTLDNSETTFKEIIKNHKGKVVVMEIWASWCSDCVKAMPQFKELQSKYTDASYVFISMDKSYDKWLAGIDRYELKGDHYWVTDGMKGEFGKSIDLDWIPRYIIIDKDGKIATYRAVETDFEEMSATIKKLL, encoded by the coding sequence ATGAAAAAAACCTTATTAAGTATCGTATTCGCTATCAGTTGCTTGGCTTGTTCTAACGCTCAAAAAAAAGAATTCAGCAAAACAACCTTTGAAAAAAAATTAACCACACTCGACAATTCTGAAACCACCTTTAAAGAAATTATAAAAAATCATAAAGGAAAGGTAGTGGTCATGGAAATCTGGGCTTCATGGTGCAGTGATTGTGTAAAAGCCATGCCTCAATTTAAAGAATTGCAAAGCAAATATACCGACGCAAGTTATGTTTTTATCTCTATGGATAAATCATACGACAAGTGGTTGGCCGGAATTGACAGATACGAATTAAAAGGCGATCATTATTGGGTTACCGACGGAATGAAAGGAGAATTCGGAAAATCTATCGATTTAGACTGGATTCCCAGATATATTATTATAGATAAAGACGGAAAAATTGCCACTTACAGAGCGGTAGAAACCGACTTTGAAGAAATGAGCGCCACCATAAAAAAATTATTATAA
- the tpiA gene encoding triose-phosphate isomerase: MRQKIVAGNWKMHKNAEETEDLLNELIDKLPNDIEAQVIVAPTFVNLASAVDHLEFTNIGVAAQNMHQNESGAYTGEISADMLKSIGVNIVILGHSERRAYFHETDTLLAQKVTTALKHDMTVIFCFGEELKDRQNSQHFNVVENQLRDGLFHLENKDWEQIVLAYEPVWAIGTGETASPEQAQEMHEFIRETIRKRFGSDVAEDVSILYGGSVKPDNAKEIFSKPDVDGGLIGGAALKAADFAAIVNAI, encoded by the coding sequence ATGAGACAAAAGATTGTTGCCGGTAATTGGAAAATGCACAAAAACGCCGAAGAGACTGAAGATTTATTAAACGAATTGATTGATAAGTTGCCCAATGATATTGAGGCACAGGTTATAGTAGCGCCAACTTTTGTTAATTTGGCTTCGGCTGTAGATCACTTAGAATTTACCAATATTGGTGTGGCAGCTCAAAATATGCATCAAAATGAAAGCGGTGCTTATACCGGTGAGATTTCTGCCGATATGTTAAAAAGTATCGGAGTAAATATTGTAATTCTGGGACATTCCGAGCGTCGTGCTTATTTTCACGAAACCGATACGCTTTTGGCACAAAAAGTAACAACAGCGTTAAAACACGACATGACCGTTATTTTTTGTTTTGGAGAAGAATTAAAAGACAGACAGAACAGCCAACATTTTAATGTGGTGGAAAATCAATTGCGAGATGGTTTGTTTCACTTAGAAAATAAAGATTGGGAACAAATTGTTTTAGCCTATGAACCGGTTTGGGCTATTGGAACAGGAGAAACTGCTTCACCGGAACAAGCCCAAGAAATGCACGAATTTATCAGAGAAACCATTCGCAAAAGATTTGGCAGTGATGTGGCAGAAGATGTTTCTATCTTGTATGGCGGAAGCGTAAAACCCGACAATGCTAAAGAAATTTTTTCTAAACCGGATGTTGATGGCGGATTGATTGGTGGTGCGGCTTTAAAAGCGGCTGATTTTGCTGCTATTGTCAACGCAATTTAA
- the prmA gene encoding 50S ribosomal protein L11 methyltransferase codes for MSNIYLGYHFSIEPKELGSEILIAELGEKPFESFIETDNGFSAYIQKDLWSEDILEDIYLLKSPEFTISYTVEEIDQVNWNEEWEKNFEPIDVDGKCHVRAPFHPKTDAEFDIVIEPKMSFGTGHHETTHMMIQHLLETDVEGMKTLDMGCGTAILAILAEMKGAKPIDAIDIDNWCYLNSIENADRNNCHEITVYEGDAELLKGKKYDLIIANINRNILLNDMQQYVDCLNKGGILLLSGFYNEDIPFIDASCTEKGLTYVKKFERNNWVSLKYVN; via the coding sequence ATGTCAAATATATATTTAGGATATCATTTCTCTATTGAACCAAAAGAATTAGGCTCTGAAATTTTAATTGCCGAGTTAGGAGAAAAACCTTTTGAAAGTTTTATTGAAACTGATAACGGTTTTAGCGCTTATATTCAAAAAGACCTTTGGAGCGAAGATATCTTAGAAGATATTTATTTATTAAAATCTCCCGAATTTACTATCTCCTATACTGTTGAAGAAATTGACCAAGTCAACTGGAATGAAGAATGGGAGAAAAACTTCGAACCTATTGATGTAGACGGAAAATGTCATGTTCGCGCGCCATTTCATCCCAAAACCGACGCTGAATTTGATATCGTAATCGAACCTAAAATGAGTTTCGGAACCGGTCATCATGAAACCACACACATGATGATTCAGCATTTATTAGAAACCGATGTCGAAGGCATGAAAACTTTAGACATGGGTTGTGGTACAGCCATTTTAGCCATTTTAGCCGAAATGAAAGGCGCCAAACCTATTGATGCCATCGATATTGATAATTGGTGTTATTTGAACTCTATTGAAAATGCCGATCGCAATAATTGTCATGAAATTACGGTTTATGAAGGCGATGCCGAATTATTAAAAGGCAAAAAATACGACTTAATCATTGCCAACATCAATCGCAATATTCTATTAAACGATATGCAACAATATGTAGACTGTTTGAACAAAGGCGGTATTCTCTTGTTGAGTGGATTTTATAATGAAGACATTCCCTTTATTGATGCTTCTTGCACTGAAAAAGGGCTGACCTATGTCAAAAAATTTGAACGAAACAATTGGGTTTCTTTAAAGTATGTAAATTAG
- a CDS encoding ATP-dependent Clp protease adaptor ClpS codes for MSTIEKVQEDVLVEEQVGTNNEIVLYNDDVNTFDHVIDTLIRVCQHTAEQAEQCAILVHYKGKCTVKTGHYDELRPQCTQLLEAGLSAEII; via the coding sequence ATGAGCACTATAGAAAAAGTACAAGAAGACGTTTTAGTCGAAGAGCAAGTTGGCACCAACAACGAAATCGTTTTGTATAATGATGATGTCAATACTTTTGACCACGTAATAGACACATTAATTCGCGTTTGCCAACACACCGCTGAGCAAGCCGAACAATGCGCTATCTTGGTTCATTACAAAGGAAAATGCACTGTAAAAACAGGGCATTATGACGAACTAAGACCTCAATGTACTCAGTTGCTAGAAGCCGGTTTAAGTGCAGAGATTATTTAA
- a CDS encoding AIR synthase related protein: protein MSSDNSQRYNLRGVSASKEDVHNAIKNIDKGLFPKAFCKIVPDYLTNDDNYCLIMHADGAGTKSSLAYMYWKETGDISVWKGIAQDALIMNIDDLLCVGATDNILLSSTIGRNKNLIPAEVISAIINGTEELIAELKSFGVTIHSTGGETADVGDLVRTIIVDSTVTARMKRSDVVDNANIQAGDVIVGLASFGQAKYEKSYNGGMGSNGLTSARHDVFAKYLAEKYPESFDAAVPNELVYSGQTKLTDAVQDSPIDAGKLVLSPTRTYAPIIKSILDKYSPNEIHGMVHCSGGAQTKVLHFVDNVHVIKDNLFPVPPLFKLIQENSKTDWKEMYQVFNCGHRMELYVPQAIAQDIIAISESFGVAAQIVGRVEASENKKLTIESEFGKFEY, encoded by the coding sequence ATGAGCTCTGATAACAGTCAACGCTACAATCTACGCGGAGTTTCGGCTTCCAAAGAAGATGTGCACAACGCCATCAAAAACATCGACAAAGGATTATTTCCAAAAGCTTTCTGTAAAATCGTTCCCGATTACCTGACCAACGACGACAATTATTGTCTGATTATGCATGCCGACGGCGCCGGAACTAAGTCTTCTTTGGCCTATATGTATTGGAAGGAAACCGGAGATATTTCGGTTTGGAAAGGCATTGCACAAGATGCGTTGATAATGAATATCGACGATTTATTGTGTGTTGGTGCTACCGATAATATTTTATTGTCTTCTACCATCGGTAGAAACAAGAACTTAATTCCGGCCGAAGTAATTTCAGCCATCATCAACGGAACCGAAGAATTGATTGCCGAGTTGAAATCCTTTGGCGTAACGATTCATTCTACCGGAGGCGAAACCGCTGATGTGGGTGATTTGGTGCGAACTATCATCGTTGATTCAACCGTTACCGCTCGAATGAAACGAAGCGATGTAGTTGATAATGCAAACATACAAGCCGGTGATGTAATTGTTGGTTTGGCTTCTTTTGGTCAGGCCAAATATGAAAAAAGTTATAACGGCGGTATGGGAAGCAATGGCTTAACTTCGGCACGTCATGATGTTTTTGCCAAATATTTAGCCGAAAAATACCCCGAAAGTTTTGATGCAGCGGTTCCGAATGAATTAGTTTATTCCGGCCAAACTAAATTGACTGATGCTGTACAAGATTCTCCAATCGATGCCGGAAAATTGGTCTTATCACCAACCAGAACTTATGCGCCTATTATCAAATCGATTTTAGATAAATACTCACCAAATGAAATCCACGGAATGGTTCATTGTTCCGGTGGCGCACAAACTAAAGTACTGCATTTTGTAGATAATGTTCACGTTATCAAAGACAATTTGTTCCCGGTGCCACCATTATTCAAACTCATTCAAGAAAACTCCAAAACCGATTGGAAAGAAATGTACCAAGTGTTCAATTGTGGCCATCGCATGGAATTATACGTACCGCAAGCCATTGCCCAAGACATCATCGCTATTTCAGAATCTTTTGGCGTAGCCGCACAAATTGTTGGTAGAGTAGAAGCATCAGAAAACAAAAAGCTTACCATTGAAAGTGAGTTTGGTAAGTTTGAGTATTAG